The proteins below come from a single Orcinus orca chromosome 6, mOrcOrc1.1, whole genome shotgun sequence genomic window:
- the IER5L gene encoding immediate early response gene 5-like protein: protein MECALDAQSLISISLRKIHSSRTQRGGIKLHKNLLVSYVLRNARQLYLSERYAELYRRQQQQQQQQPPHHQHQHLAYAAPGMPASAADFGPLQLGGGGDAEAREPVARHQLHQLHQLHQLHLQQQLHQHQHPAPRGCAAAAAAGAPAGGAGALSELPGCAALQPPHGAPHRGQPLEPLQPGPAPLPPPAPAALCPRDPRASAACSAPSAPPGAAPQAATAASPPASPAPASSPGFYRGAYPAPSDFGVHCSSQTTVLDLDTHVVTTVENGYLHQDCCASAHCPCCGQGAPGPGLASAAGCKRKYYPGQEEEDNDDEDAGDLGAEPPGGVPFAPCKRARFEDFCPDSSPDASNISNLISIFGSGFSGLVSRQPDSSEQPPPLNGQLCAKQALASLGAWTRAIVAF from the coding sequence ATGGAGTGCGCCCTGGACGCCCAGAGCCTGATCagcatctccctgcgcaagatccACAGCTCCCGGACCCAGCGCGGCGGCATCAAGCTGCACAAGAACCTCCTGGTGTCCTACGTGCTCCGCAACGCGCGCCAGCTCTACCTGAGCGAGCGCTACGCCGAGCTCTACCGgcgccagcagcagcagcaacagcagcagccgccccaccaccagcaccagcacctCGCGTACGCGGCGCCGGGCATGCCGGCCAGCGCGGCCGACTTCGGCCCGCTCCAACTTGGCGGCGGCGGGGACGCGGAGGCGCGCGAACCTGTCGCCCGGCACCAGCTGCACCAGCTCCACCAGCTCCACCAGCTGCACCTCCAGCAGCAGCTGCACCAGCACCAGCACCCTGCGCCCAGGGgctgcgcggcggcggcggcggccggggcGCCCGCGGGCGGCGCGGGGGCGCTCTCGGAGCTGCCCGGGTGCGCCGCGCTCCAGCCGCCGCACGGCGCGCCCCACCGCGGGCAGCCCTTGGAGCCGCTGCAGCCGGGTCCtgcgccgctgccgccgcccgcgcccgccGCGCTCTGCCCGCGGGACCCTCGCGCCTCGGCCGCCTGTTCCGCGCCCTCCGCGCCCCCAGGGGCCGCCCCTCAGGCGGCTACCGCCGCCTCCCCGCCCGCCTCCCCGGCCCCCGCCTCCTCCCCCGGCTTCTACCGGGGCGCGTACCCGGCCCCCTCGGACTTCGGCGTGCACTGCAGCAGCCAGACCACCGTGCTGGACCTGGACACTCACGTGGTGACCACGGTGGAGAACGGCTACTTGCACCAGGACTGCTGCGCCTCCGCCCACTGCCCCTGCTGTGGCCAGGGCGCCCCGGGACCCGGCCTGGCGTCCGCCGCCGGCTGCAAGCGCAAGTATTACccaggccaggaggaggaggacaaCGACGACGAGGACGCGGGCGACCTGGGGGCCGAGCCCCCCGGGGGCGTCCCGTTCGCCCCCTGCAAGCGCGCCCGCTTCGAGGACTTCTGCCCGGACTCGTCCCCGGACGCGTCCAACATCTCAAACTTGATCTCCATCTTTGGCTCGGGCTTCTCCGGGCTAGTGAGCCGACAGCCGGACTCCTCTGAGCAGCCGCCGCCGCTCAACGGGCAGCTGTGCGCCAAGCAGGCGCTCGCCAGCCTCGGCGCCTGGACTCGAGCCATTGTCGCCTTCTAG